A region from the Desulfoglaeba alkanexedens ALDC genome encodes:
- a CDS encoding ABC transporter ATP-binding protein, with protein MSLVCRHLHFAYNRVPVLSAVDLEVQAGEFRVLLGRNGSGKTTLIYCLAGLLRPQQGTVTIDGLDLAAAPRAEIAQRVSLVPQEHADIFPFRVLDVVVMGRTATFRFAQRPGPEDYLAAHQVLAELEAEALAERNFNRISGGERRIALLARAILQAQNTLLLDEPTNHLDFNNQYRLLEKIKRLCQEKGTRVVASMHDPNLTARYADTVTMLSQGRVLASGPTETVMTARMVGRLYQTPTRRVDVKGGTPLFAPCTPGQGMDDGKPETAPGLRWT; from the coding sequence GTGAGCCTGGTGTGCCGCCATCTGCATTTCGCCTACAACCGCGTCCCCGTTCTTTCGGCGGTGGATCTCGAGGTCCAGGCCGGCGAGTTCCGCGTGCTGCTGGGCCGCAACGGGTCGGGGAAAACCACCTTGATTTACTGCCTGGCCGGATTGCTGCGCCCCCAGCAAGGAACCGTGACCATCGACGGGCTGGATCTGGCCGCGGCGCCCCGGGCGGAGATCGCCCAACGGGTGAGCCTGGTGCCTCAAGAGCACGCCGACATCTTTCCGTTCCGGGTTCTGGACGTGGTAGTGATGGGGCGCACCGCCACCTTTCGCTTTGCTCAGCGGCCCGGGCCGGAAGACTACCTGGCCGCCCACCAGGTGCTGGCCGAACTGGAAGCCGAAGCCCTGGCCGAGCGCAATTTCAACCGCATCTCGGGGGGAGAGCGGCGCATCGCCCTGCTGGCCCGGGCGATTCTCCAGGCACAGAACACCCTGCTCCTCGATGAGCCCACCAACCACCTGGACTTCAACAACCAGTACCGCCTGCTGGAAAAAATCAAGCGGTTGTGCCAGGAAAAGGGGACCCGGGTGGTGGCATCGATGCACGATCCGAATCTGACGGCCCGGTATGCCGACACGGTGACCATGCTCTCGCAGGGGCGGGTGCTGGCCAGCGGCCCAACAGAGACCGTGATGACGGCCCGGATGGTCGGCCGCCTGTACCAAACGCCCACCCGCCGGGTGGACGTGAAGGGCGGCACGCCGCTCTTCGCTCCCTGCACCCCCGGCCAAGGCATGGATGACGGAAAGCCCGAGACGGCGCCGGGCTTGCGCTGGACCTGA
- a CDS encoding FecCD family ABC transporter permease codes for MQPSHPTNTTWNPCARAARLNAGLAIGLVAMLWLSLWIGWVPIAPGELGAIVQSWLGNGAGEEITGKALVFGLVRIPRALLTVLVGMSLSAAGAVYQGLFRNPLVSPEILGVSAGATFGAALGLLIAGSSWLVVQSLAFVFGLAAVGMALLIARLVAVRPMLVLVLAGLVVLSVFNSSITLLKYLSDPYNELPAIVFWMMGSMSRGQWGDLLIAAPIMVGSLVLIHLMRYKLNILSLGDLQAKSLGLNPMLYRLVFIFLSSMVVSVSVAVCGQVCWVGLVMPHIARTLVGPNHEQMLPVAVLSGGIFLLLADTAARSLTMAELPISVVTAFIGAPLFAYLLYRNRGSGWS; via the coding sequence GTGCAACCATCCCACCCGACAAACACCACTTGGAATCCCTGCGCCCGCGCGGCTCGCCTGAACGCCGGCCTGGCCATAGGGCTGGTGGCCATGCTGTGGCTTTCCCTCTGGATCGGCTGGGTCCCCATCGCCCCGGGCGAGCTGGGCGCCATCGTCCAGTCCTGGCTGGGAAACGGCGCCGGCGAAGAAATCACCGGAAAAGCACTGGTCTTCGGCCTGGTTCGCATCCCCCGGGCCCTACTCACCGTCCTGGTGGGCATGAGCCTCTCGGCGGCGGGCGCCGTATACCAGGGACTGTTTCGCAACCCTTTGGTTTCTCCGGAGATTTTAGGCGTTTCGGCCGGCGCCACCTTCGGCGCCGCCCTGGGGCTGCTCATCGCCGGCAGCAGTTGGCTGGTGGTTCAGTCCCTGGCCTTTGTCTTCGGCTTGGCGGCGGTGGGCATGGCCCTGCTCATCGCCCGATTGGTGGCCGTGCGGCCCATGCTGGTGCTGGTGCTGGCCGGGCTGGTGGTGCTGTCGGTTTTCAACTCGTCCATCACCCTGCTCAAATACCTCTCGGACCCGTACAACGAACTGCCGGCCATCGTGTTCTGGATGATGGGCAGCATGAGCCGGGGGCAGTGGGGCGACCTGCTCATCGCCGCTCCGATCATGGTCGGCAGCCTGGTCCTGATCCACCTGATGCGCTACAAGCTCAACATCCTGTCGCTGGGCGACCTCCAGGCCAAGAGCCTCGGCCTCAATCCGATGCTCTACCGCCTGGTCTTCATTTTCTTGAGTTCCATGGTGGTTTCCGTGTCGGTGGCGGTCTGCGGCCAGGTCTGCTGGGTGGGGCTGGTCATGCCGCACATCGCCCGCACCCTGGTGGGCCCCAACCATGAGCAGATGCTGCCGGTGGCGGTGCTCTCCGGCGGCATCTTCCTCCTTCTGGCCGACACGGCGGCCCGCTCCCTCACCATGGCCGAACTGCCCATCAGCGTGGTGACCGCCTTCATCGGCGCGCCCCTGTTTGCCTACCTGCTGTACCGCAACCGGGGGAGTGGCTGGTCGTGA
- a CDS encoding ABC transporter substrate-binding protein produces MLKTTWNALSDIRLAVLLLMAASATLLTGSFYAEDHVSLFMALNHMRIQDWLPVQWASRPALVWWIPMLFAIMALLGINTFICAANRILRLVGRRRNMARGRFFYLLTPSLVHFLFITIMLGHLATFTMGRWQRVPLTADSPIAVSPEVPACRVAGIRDEFYPESSALGGRLRQTAVTLACPGGQTRRLQYGRPVFIDGRFLLIDKASQGEKVHNKPMPAGSPPARRPGPASAEAQEASAGQPLLIIVSDPGLAVIILGLTLIMALMIGYFLFKSKPANQKQPARGDGPAQPLRFPHPYLGQKERGTEMKRQITIVSVLLSLSMILAAGAGAEDRILTDMVGRGVRVPLEARRIVTTFKPASLCVTALGLQGRLVGIDTSSRRDPLFLGVAPALADLPAVGQKSTGLNFEAILAVKPDLVILFAQKDGVAIADRLVDHGVAAIVILPEKIDSLYATLRLIAEAAGVPEKAEQPIAACRRVLELVEQRVASIAPDRRKIVYYAAPQGLFFTASGDLLQDEMVTMAGGINAGHALSGYFREISPEQFIAWNPDLVLVSGHGAQRGLEKLEEPQFARVSAVAAGRIYRFPSNIAPWDFPSPLSALGVLWLARTCYPEQFADVDLAAEIDRFHLALFGKSFTELGGRLPQ; encoded by the coding sequence GTGCTGAAAACCACCTGGAATGCTCTGAGCGACATCCGCCTGGCGGTGCTCCTGCTGATGGCGGCATCGGCTACACTCCTGACGGGCTCATTTTATGCCGAGGATCATGTCTCGCTGTTCATGGCTTTGAACCACATGCGGATCCAGGACTGGCTGCCGGTCCAGTGGGCATCCCGGCCGGCGTTGGTCTGGTGGATACCGATGCTCTTCGCCATAATGGCCCTGCTGGGCATCAACACCTTCATCTGCGCCGCCAACCGTATTTTGCGGCTCGTCGGCCGGCGCCGAAACATGGCGCGGGGGCGGTTTTTTTATCTGCTGACGCCTTCGCTGGTTCATTTCCTGTTCATCACGATCATGCTCGGCCACCTGGCGACTTTCACCATGGGCCGATGGCAGCGCGTCCCCTTGACAGCCGACAGCCCCATCGCCGTGTCGCCGGAGGTTCCCGCCTGCCGGGTGGCGGGCATCCGGGATGAATTCTATCCCGAATCATCGGCCCTGGGCGGGCGGCTGCGTCAGACCGCCGTGACGCTGGCATGCCCCGGCGGGCAAACCCGGCGGCTCCAATATGGCCGGCCGGTTTTCATCGATGGACGTTTTTTGCTCATCGACAAAGCCTCTCAAGGAGAAAAGGTGCACAATAAACCGATGCCCGCCGGGTCTCCACCGGCCCGCCGGCCGGGGCCGGCTTCCGCCGAAGCCCAGGAAGCGAGCGCGGGTCAACCGCTGCTGATCATCGTTTCAGATCCCGGCCTGGCGGTGATCATTCTCGGCTTGACCCTGATCATGGCGCTGATGATCGGGTATTTTCTTTTCAAGTCCAAGCCCGCCAATCAGAAGCAACCTGCACGCGGAGATGGACCTGCTCAACCGCTACGTTTTCCCCATCCGTACCTGGGACAAAAAGAAAGAGGAACCGAAATGAAGCGCCAGATCACAATAGTATCTGTTTTGTTATCTCTCAGCATGATCCTGGCCGCCGGTGCCGGCGCCGAGGACCGAATTCTCACCGACATGGTCGGCCGCGGCGTCCGCGTGCCGCTCGAGGCCCGGCGCATCGTGACGACCTTCAAGCCGGCCTCGCTGTGCGTGACGGCCCTGGGGCTCCAGGGGCGCCTGGTGGGCATCGACACCAGCTCCCGCCGGGATCCCCTCTTTTTGGGCGTGGCACCGGCCCTGGCGGATCTGCCCGCGGTGGGTCAAAAGTCCACCGGCCTGAACTTTGAGGCCATCCTGGCCGTCAAGCCCGACCTGGTCATTCTCTTCGCCCAGAAGGACGGGGTCGCCATCGCCGACCGCCTGGTGGACCACGGCGTGGCGGCCATCGTGATTCTGCCGGAGAAAATCGATTCCCTCTACGCCACCTTGCGCCTCATCGCCGAGGCCGCCGGGGTCCCGGAAAAAGCGGAACAGCCCATCGCCGCCTGCCGCCGCGTTCTGGAATTGGTCGAACAGCGGGTGGCCTCCATCGCGCCGGACCGCCGCAAGATCGTCTACTACGCCGCGCCCCAGGGTCTCTTTTTCACCGCCTCCGGAGATCTGCTGCAGGACGAGATGGTCACCATGGCCGGCGGCATCAATGCCGGGCACGCCCTCAGCGGCTACTTCCGGGAAATCTCCCCCGAACAGTTCATCGCCTGGAACCCGGACCTGGTCCTGGTTTCGGGCCACGGCGCCCAGCGCGGCCTCGAAAAACTGGAGGAGCCCCAATTCGCCCGCGTGTCGGCCGTGGCCGCGGGCCGCATTTACCGGTTTCCGTCCAACATTGCCCCCTGGGATTTCCCTTCGCCCCTTTCGGCCCTAGGAGTTCTGTGGTTGGCGCGAACGTGTTATCCGGAGCAATTCGCCGATGTTGACCTGGCGGCCGAAATCGACCGCTTCCACCTGGCCCTGTTCGGTAAGTCCTTTACCGAACTGGGCGGACGGCTGCCGCAATGA
- a CDS encoding TonB-dependent receptor plug domain-containing protein produces MEYGLDGLDDAYKASLSHGRKVGNLNYWLSYSHREWDSWDLPDDFEPREGRVTAGRKVLDTRIIEDGGERENSDYQTDNFWGKVGFEPSDKSEIYVNFHYISSEKGDAPNLDRVNVFSDFTQFDRITAYDDWGVDLSAMHAFSEKFDLQAKLYYHDHEDDYTSYSDQTYSEVVAVSTYKDDILGGMLLGEYRPVDWDALRFSLHYKRDAHEQRDLESLPFAESISYTGSAGFENEMRLLDNKLSVVIGVSYDRYDVSKAEEDIENDGNIVDSGTPDTSDEFNPMVGVTYQACDSTKLFASVAKKTRFPTLNQIYAGDVPNLDLEAETAVNYTAGVAWRYNDLLNVEVAPFFHEISDFIARDVPPELNPYAQYINYGEIELKGVEVNAVVTPMKDLSFKLGYSYNDAENKSPGRVTGEVLGVPEYTFNLGVQYIVPTLGTKLNLTLLYMGESYRQLPTPEEPDLDVVENESYNLCNIKVTQPFVSDHMEAFLAVDNLFDEDYEPVSGYPAPGMSMWLGLTYRM; encoded by the coding sequence GTGGAATACGGCCTCGACGGCCTGGATGACGCCTACAAGGCGTCCCTGTCTCACGGGAGAAAAGTGGGCAATCTCAACTACTGGCTCAGCTATTCCCATCGGGAATGGGATTCCTGGGATCTGCCCGATGATTTCGAACCAAGGGAAGGGCGGGTCACCGCCGGCCGGAAGGTCCTGGATACCCGTATCATCGAGGACGGCGGCGAGCGGGAAAACTCGGATTACCAGACCGACAATTTCTGGGGCAAGGTAGGTTTCGAACCATCGGATAAAAGCGAAATCTATGTCAATTTCCACTACATCAGCAGTGAGAAGGGGGATGCGCCCAACCTGGACCGGGTCAACGTATTTTCCGACTTTACCCAGTTCGACCGGATCACCGCCTACGACGACTGGGGCGTGGATCTGAGCGCCATGCATGCCTTTTCGGAAAAGTTCGACTTGCAGGCGAAGCTCTACTACCACGATCACGAAGACGACTACACCTCCTACTCGGATCAGACCTACTCGGAAGTAGTGGCCGTCAGCACGTACAAAGACGATATCTTGGGCGGCATGTTGCTGGGCGAATACCGTCCGGTGGACTGGGACGCGTTGCGGTTTTCGCTGCACTACAAGCGCGATGCCCACGAGCAGCGAGATCTTGAAAGCCTGCCGTTTGCCGAAAGCATCTCCTATACCGGATCAGCAGGTTTCGAAAACGAAATGAGGCTCCTCGATAACAAGCTCTCCGTCGTCATCGGTGTCAGCTATGACCGGTATGACGTCAGCAAGGCGGAAGAAGACATCGAAAACGACGGAAACATCGTCGATTCGGGAACTCCGGACACCAGCGACGAGTTCAACCCCATGGTCGGCGTGACCTACCAGGCCTGCGACAGCACCAAGCTGTTTGCCTCGGTGGCCAAGAAAACCCGTTTCCCCACCCTGAACCAGATCTACGCCGGGGATGTCCCCAACCTGGACCTCGAGGCAGAAACCGCCGTCAATTACACCGCTGGGGTCGCTTGGCGCTACAATGATCTACTCAACGTGGAAGTGGCGCCGTTTTTCCACGAGATATCGGATTTCATTGCCCGCGACGTCCCGCCGGAATTGAACCCCTACGCCCAATACATCAACTATGGTGAAATAGAGCTCAAGGGCGTGGAGGTCAACGCGGTGGTCACGCCGATGAAGGACCTGAGCTTCAAGCTGGGCTACTCGTACAACGACGCCGAGAACAAGAGCCCGGGCCGGGTTACCGGCGAAGTACTCGGGGTTCCGGAATACACTTTCAATCTCGGCGTCCAGTACATCGTGCCGACCCTCGGCACCAAGCTGAACCTGACCCTACTCTACATGGGTGAATCCTACCGGCAACTGCCGACCCCCGAGGAACCCGACCTCGACGTGGTGGAAAACGAAAGCTACAACCTGTGCAACATCAAGGTCACCCAGCCGTTCGTCTCCGATCACATGGAGGCCTTTCTGGCCGTCGACAACCTGTTCGACGAAGACTACGAACCGGTGAGCGGCTATCCGGCCCCCGGCATGAGCATGTGGCTGGGATTGACCTACAGGATGTAG
- a CDS encoding CGGC domain-containing protein — protein MKKVAIVGCGAYMEKGYGCPGEWRCLKAAALGEGTFKEPSQVTAFIRCECPGRTVVPNVGMAMKLSEIKPDAIYLSSCLVNAKPSCPYTTPEDLAQMLQSKTGIPVILGTHDYH, from the coding sequence ATGAAGAAAGTGGCGATTGTCGGCTGCGGCGCTTACATGGAAAAAGGTTACGGTTGTCCCGGCGAATGGCGGTGTTTGAAGGCGGCGGCTCTGGGCGAGGGCACCTTCAAGGAGCCGTCGCAGGTGACGGCCTTCATCCGGTGCGAATGTCCGGGAAGGACGGTGGTCCCCAACGTGGGGATGGCCATGAAACTTTCGGAAATCAAGCCGGACGCCATCTACCTCAGTTCCTGTCTGGTCAATGCCAAACCTTCGTGTCCCTACACTACTCCGGAAGACCTGGCGCAGATGCTTCAAAGCAAGACCGGCATTCCGGTCATCTTAGGGACCCACGATTATCACTGA
- the rpe gene encoding ribulose-phosphate 3-epimerase, which translates to MKRLSASILSADFGKLAEDIRAAERAGADWIHVDVMDGHFVPNITIGPDVVRAARAATMLPLDVHLMIEAPDRYLEAFARAGADWIGVHVEATPHLHRAVQQIKELGKRATVSVNPATPLAWVEPILEHVDMVLLMTVNPGFGGQSFIPSVLPKIRALRRWIDERNLPVLIEVDGGVNTRTIPELVAAGVDIFVAGSAVFGGRSIEANVKALKELMEPAETAS; encoded by the coding sequence ATGAAACGACTTTCCGCTTCCATCCTGTCCGCTGATTTCGGGAAGCTCGCCGAAGACATCCGCGCCGCGGAACGAGCCGGAGCCGACTGGATTCACGTGGACGTCATGGACGGACATTTCGTGCCCAACATCACCATCGGTCCCGACGTGGTCCGCGCTGCACGCGCAGCCACCATGCTGCCCCTAGACGTACACCTCATGATCGAAGCCCCCGACCGATACCTGGAAGCCTTCGCCAGGGCCGGCGCCGACTGGATCGGAGTCCACGTGGAAGCCACTCCGCACCTGCATCGGGCCGTCCAACAGATCAAGGAACTGGGGAAAAGGGCGACTGTCTCCGTGAACCCCGCAACGCCCCTCGCCTGGGTGGAACCCATCCTGGAACACGTGGACATGGTGCTGCTCATGACGGTCAACCCCGGCTTCGGAGGCCAGAGCTTCATTCCGTCGGTTCTTCCCAAGATCCGCGCGCTGCGCCGCTGGATCGACGAACGGAACCTGCCGGTCCTCATCGAAGTGGATGGGGGGGTCAACACCCGAACCATCCCCGAACTTGTGGCGGCGGGCGTGGACATCTTCGTGGCCGGCTCCGCCGTGTTCGGAGGACGGAGCATCGAAGCCAACGTGAAGGCGTTGAAGGAACTCATGGAACCAGCCGAAACAGCCTCCTGA
- the rsmB gene encoding 16S rRNA (cytosine(967)-C(5))-methyltransferase RsmB, producing MITARTLAYQILLQLDRAPVHPDRLIRTAIDRHAGLDPRDRALLTELVYGVLRWQGRLDWYIDTLAGMKPSKIDAAVRILLRLALYQVTLLDRVPAHAAVNEAVKSAKAALPRHVVGFVNALLREAVRRHPDWDFPSARENPVCHLAVTTSHPEWLVRHLLAEWGPEETRAFCHAGNTVAPLVLRVNPLKASVEKVLARLHSEGIEARPSPLLENAVRVRSPRMDITQTETHKLGWFQIQDEASQLVSLAVGPKPGERILDLCAGFGGKTAHLAALMENRGEIVSVDQAAWKLEDLRRNIERQGIAIVRTIAADALGLSPSDTGLFDRVLLDAPCTGFGVLRRNPDIKWRRHPKDPHRFSRTQKALLRQAARFVKRGGTLTYATCTVFAAENEDVAEDFTASQTGWIPEPAAAKLPETCRNLAEGPYLKTLPHRHDVDGFFIACWRNIEDIP from the coding sequence ATGATCACGGCGCGAACCCTGGCCTACCAGATCCTTCTTCAGCTGGACCGCGCCCCCGTTCACCCGGATCGGCTGATCCGGACCGCCATCGATCGCCATGCCGGGCTCGATCCCCGGGACCGGGCCCTGCTCACCGAACTGGTCTACGGCGTGCTGCGCTGGCAGGGCCGGCTCGACTGGTACATCGACACCCTGGCCGGCATGAAGCCCTCCAAGATCGACGCCGCCGTCCGCATCCTTCTCCGGCTGGCCCTCTACCAGGTGACCCTCCTGGACCGCGTCCCGGCCCACGCCGCCGTGAACGAAGCGGTGAAGTCGGCGAAGGCGGCCCTGCCCCGGCACGTGGTGGGATTCGTGAACGCGCTCCTTAGAGAGGCCGTCCGGCGCCATCCCGACTGGGATTTTCCTTCGGCCCGGGAGAACCCGGTATGCCACCTGGCCGTCACCACCTCCCACCCGGAATGGTTGGTCCGGCACCTGCTCGCTGAATGGGGCCCCGAGGAAACCCGGGCCTTCTGCCACGCCGGCAATACCGTGGCTCCCCTGGTTCTCCGCGTCAACCCGCTGAAAGCCTCTGTCGAAAAAGTCCTCGCCCGGCTGCACAGCGAAGGCATCGAGGCCCGGCCGTCGCCGCTTCTCGAAAACGCCGTGCGGGTACGCAGCCCCCGCATGGACATCACGCAAACCGAAACCCACAAACTTGGCTGGTTTCAGATCCAGGACGAAGCGTCCCAGCTGGTTTCCCTGGCGGTCGGTCCGAAACCCGGCGAACGGATACTCGACCTCTGTGCCGGCTTCGGAGGAAAGACCGCGCATCTGGCGGCTCTAATGGAAAACCGGGGGGAAATCGTTTCGGTGGACCAGGCGGCCTGGAAGCTGGAAGATCTTCGCCGGAACATCGAGCGCCAGGGAATCGCCATAGTTCGGACCATCGCGGCGGATGCGCTTGGGCTTAGCCCCAGCGATACGGGCCTTTTCGACCGTGTCCTTCTGGATGCCCCCTGCACCGGCTTCGGCGTGCTCCGGCGCAACCCCGATATCAAGTGGCGGCGCCATCCGAAGGACCCTCACCGCTTCTCCCGGACCCAGAAGGCCCTCTTGCGGCAGGCCGCCCGCTTTGTTAAAAGAGGCGGGACATTGACGTACGCCACCTGCACCGTCTTTGCAGCCGAAAATGAAGATGTGGCCGAGGATTTCACGGCCTCGCAAACGGGGTGGATCCCGGAACCGGCCGCGGCAAAGCTTCCCGAAACCTGCCGGAACCTGGCCGAAGGGCCGTACCTGAAAACCCTCCCCCACCGGCACGACGTGGACGGCTTCTTCATCGCCTGCTGGCGAAACATTGAGGACATCCCATGA
- a CDS encoding DUF116 domain-containing protein, translating to MPDQVRSEAAGEGTTRFSDKAILIFLLVCTAFAVTAFLVLFFFIPYFGFQGIHPRLPAVFALLTGTAAVAVLAAIFLFIAAALRGRDVPFSRGLRSLAIKGLLPVLVQIGRVFGISRETVQHAFVAVNNQLVMAQVTDGRTPRRILLLIPHCLQYSQCPVKITYNVNNCKRCGKCPITALIEVSERYGVDLAVATGGTIARRIVVEKRPDLIVAVACERDLVSGIRDTTPLPVYGIFNQRPNGPCLDTRVSMDQVVAVLESVKAGRRSSS from the coding sequence ATGCCGGATCAGGTCAGGTCAGAAGCGGCCGGTGAGGGAACGACCCGCTTTTCGGACAAGGCGATTCTCATTTTCCTGCTGGTATGCACCGCCTTCGCCGTCACCGCCTTTCTGGTCCTTTTTTTCTTCATCCCGTATTTCGGTTTTCAGGGGATCCATCCCCGGCTTCCGGCCGTGTTCGCGCTGCTTACGGGAACGGCGGCCGTCGCCGTCCTGGCGGCCATCTTTCTTTTTATCGCTGCGGCGCTTCGGGGGCGCGACGTCCCCTTTTCACGCGGACTTCGAAGCCTCGCCATCAAGGGTCTGCTCCCGGTGCTGGTGCAAATCGGCCGGGTTTTCGGAATCTCCAGGGAAACGGTGCAGCACGCCTTTGTGGCGGTGAACAACCAGCTGGTCATGGCTCAGGTCACCGACGGCCGCACACCCCGGCGTATTCTGCTTCTCATACCTCACTGCCTTCAATATTCTCAATGCCCGGTGAAGATCACCTACAATGTGAACAATTGCAAGCGCTGCGGGAAATGTCCCATCACCGCATTGATCGAGGTTTCCGAGCGTTACGGGGTGGACCTGGCCGTGGCCACCGGGGGCACCATCGCGCGTCGGATCGTCGTGGAAAAGCGCCCCGATTTGATCGTCGCCGTAGCGTGTGAACGGGACCTGGTGAGCGGCATCCGGGATACGACACCGCTTCCGGTCTATGGGATCTTCAACCAGCGCCCCAACGGTCCCTGCCTGGATACGCGCGTGTCCATGGACCAGGTGGTGGCCGTTCTGGAGAGTGTCAAGGCCGGGCGCCGGAGCTCTTCATGA